Proteins from a genomic interval of Cherax quadricarinatus isolate ZL_2023a chromosome 82, ASM3850222v1, whole genome shotgun sequence:
- the LOC138855134 gene encoding uncharacterized protein, with amino-acid sequence MEKGDSIYSKYLEALVKRRLSIRKQRSLVIEKGGVQRNERLLQLDNEWARVDALWKKAIETGNTPGSVVNQTAQLGGESASVGTSQCGGAGTSASINDDERATTSHDVSDTHNSEDESPEVITYIQNFRGRHTVRKYSVPSSYNRELRMYLHVYRDYFIEQMRDMYDRSPLAMSLRIHPIIVIRTLRQNISGDDQNGQFVINLAFELVSEEEISEVFDRWVGTILERYESELQDQEGSGWIIDQIESFSIEYVKVEFRVQVGSYVAYPEKLRGKKYVFNPEINDGLCVLRAFAAYQCHKKNMSWDHIRRAVTTKRGCLNHAKSSIDDFPITRDKLGILEKENKVSLYVYQLRKDQDRTFMAMCRKGNKKYKDIMCALLLNERHLVLIKDFDGYVRTIMTEKGVKKHCHSCLMKLNTQEELDIHEDGCKINQVLVFPPEGTTVHFENFSHTHSNEYIGVFDFECALDTTLPAGKIESRHKAIAYCYIIFDRKGEIVCIKSYKGEDAVNHFILNVSGEWNKIKFRRQYHEIHMTEEDKMRHDSQNTCELCGNTFKNPKDKHKHHDHTLNFNNYIGAYCARCNMQCKDKREKLLLFCHNMSYDLGIILKELNVDKYNVEIHSKQGFKFLKVEIGKVRFQDSLSLLNGSLSTLAEQHIKAGKSLKYTETILKDVPRDVLPLLCKGKQILCYDYIDSLKKLDETKLPSKDHFFNSLRNSAISQEDYEHALKVFELGKCKTLGDYLMLYLKTDVGLLADVFMEWRKTLKDIYKLDVSNYISLPSFSWDAFLLKTNVRLDMIYSHELYDLIKRNLRGGFTCAINQYSKADNPLINPNFDVESGMGTHILYLDFNSLYASAMVEALPQNGIRKLSNDEKNAILDVGLSNVSCEGQKGYWIECDTKHISPEVARLTDELPLILSHMNISEEMLSPYCESILKNEGRKIPKSNGKLVGSHLPQKNYLISLELLQLLLELGLEVEKVHTIYEYTQTKFLEPFISTNIAQRTATRCPIKSKAFKLTNNAIYGKSLLNITKYAEKYRYINNEKAFIRASKDPLLKNITHLNQDRVICTFNKDILEVKQPLYLGFQILEIAKKKLYHFWYKVLKQHYGDDVRLLYTDTDSYIFSLKCKDLYTELKSEPLLGYMDFSNFSPEHPLYDDSRKGELGLLKSEMCDNHISELIALKAKMYSVKIAGRSTNVSRAKGIPSQFMPLLTHARYKNVLSNVDRELFTCKSIGNVKGEICTVRINKRGLSAFDDKRYHLNTNESLAYGHPDIPPSKRRRIE; translated from the exons ATGgagaaag GGGATAGCATATATTCGAAATACTTGGAAGCATTGGTGAAGAGAAGATTATCGATTAGAAAGCAGCGTTCGTTGGTAATCGAGAAAGGCGGTGTACAACGCAATGAAAGGTTATTGCAATTGGATAATGAGTGGGCACGTGTAGATGCTTTATGGAAGAAGGCTATAGAAACAG gaaatacacctggtagtgttgtgaatcaAACTGCCCAgcttggtggtgagagtgctaGTGTTGGTACCTCACAATGCGGAGGTGCGGGTACTTCTGCCTCCATTAATGatgatgagagagcaactacctcgCATGACGTGTCTGACACGCATAATAGTGAAGATGAGAGCCCAGAAGTTATTACATATATCCAGAATTTTAGAGGTAgacatacagtgaggaaatatagtgttccttcatcttataacagagagttaagaatgtatttacatgtttatagggattattttatagaacagatgcgagatatgtatgatagatcgcctctagcaatgtcgctcagaatccacccaattatagttataaggacattacgtcaaaacatatcgggtgatgatcaaaatggacaatttgtgataaatttagcgtttgagttagtaagtgaagaggaaatctCTGAAGTATTTGATCGATGGGTGGGAACGATATTAGAAAGATACGAGTCAGAGTTGCAAGATCAGGAAGGATCTGGCTGGATCATAGATCAAATCGAATCTTTCAGTATCGAATATGTTAAAGTAGAATTCAGAGTACAAGTGGGGTCATATGTGGCATATCCCGAGAAACTGCGAGGGAAGAAATATGTATTTAATCCAGAGATTAATGATGGGTTATGTGTACTGCGTGCTTTTGCCGCCTATCAATGTCATAAAAAGAATATGTCATGGGATCATATTCGCAGAGCAGTTACTACTAAGAGAGGTTGTCTTAATCACGCAAAATCTTCTATAGATGATTTCCCCATTACGCGTGATAAGTTAGGTATattagagaaggaaaataaagtgtCATTATATGTTTATCAATTAAGAAAGGATCAAGATAGGACATTTATGGCTATGTGTCgtaaggggaataagaaatataaggaCATTATGTGCGCGTTATTGTTGAATGAAAGACATTTGGTTTTAATCAAAGATTTTGACGGGTATGTTAGAACGATAATGACAGAAAAAGGTGTAAAGAAGCACTGTCATAGTTGTTTGATGAAGTTGAATACACAGGAAGAGTTAGATATCCACGAAGATGGATGTAAAATCAATCAGGTTCTCGTATTCCCcccggaaggaacaacagtacactttGAAAATTTTAGTCATACGCATTCCAACGAATATATCGGTGTATTTGATTTCGAATGTGCATTAGACACCACTCTCCCAGCAGGTAAAATTGAGTctcgtcataaagccattgcctattgttatattatatttgatcgcaaaggagaaatagtgtgtataaagagttataagggggaggatgctgttaatcatttcattttaaatgttagtggtgaatggaATAAAATAAAGTTTAGAAGACAGTATCATGAAATCCATATGACAGAGGAGGATAAGATGAGACATGATTCTCAGAACACTTGTGAATTATGtggtaacaccttcaaaaaccccaaggacaaacataaacaccatgaccatactttaaatttcaataattatattggagCCTATTGTGCACGTTGTAATATGCAGtgtaaagacaagagagagaaattattgcttttttgtcataacatgtcgtatgatttaggaataattttaaaggaattgaatgttgataaatataacgttgaaattcattcgaaacaaggattcaaattcttgaaagtagagataggtaaggttaggtttcaggattcactgtctttattgaatggatctctttccacgttagcagaacaacatatcaaggcaggtaaatccctgaaatatacagagactattctgaaagatgtgcctcgagatgtcttacctttattatgtaaaggaaaacaaattttgtgttatgattatattgatagtttaaagaagctcgatgaaacaaaattaccgagtaaagatcatttttttaattctttgagaaataGCGCTATCAGCCAAGAAGATTATGAACATGCATTGAAAGTGTTTGAGTTGGGTAAATGTAAGACTTTAGGAGATTACTTGATGTTATATCTCAAGACAGATGTTGGTTTGTTAGCcgatgtcttcatggagtggcgtaAAACACTCAAGGATATTTATAAGTTAGACgttagtaattatataagtttaccatcattcagttgggatgcattcctattgaaaactaatgtaagattaGATATGATATATTCCCATGAATTATATGACTTGATTAAAAGGAATCTCAGAGGTGGGTTTACCTGCGCAATTAATCAGTATTCTAAAGCAGATAATCCCCTAATTAACCCTAATTTTGATGTTGAGAGTGGAATGGGCACTCATATTCTATATCTAGATTTCAATTCTTTGTATGCTAGTGCgatggttgaagctcttccacaGAATGGTATCAGAAAATTATCCAATGACGAGAAGAATGCTATCCTCGATGTGGGATTAAGTAATGTTTCCTGTGAAGGTCAAAAGGGATATTGGATAGAATGTGATACCAAGCACATATCCCCCGAGGTAGCTAGACTCACTGATGAACTTCCTTTAATATTATCACATATGAATATATCAgaagagatgttatctccttattgtgaatctatattgaaaaatgaaggtagaaagatccccaaatctaatgggaaattagtgggcagtcatttacctcagaaaaattatttgatcagtctagaattgttacagttattactggaacttgggttagaggtggaaaaggttcataccatatatgaatatacacagacaaaatttttagaacctttcatatcaactaatattgcacagagaacagctacaagatgtcctatcaagtcaaaagccttcaaattaactaataacgcCATATATGGGAAATCATTGCTGAATATTACAAAGTATGCTGAGAAATATAGATATATCAATAATGAGAAAGCATTTATTAGAGCGAGTAAGGATCCTTTGttaaaaaatatcacacatttaAATCAAGATAGAGTGATTTGCACATTCAATAAAGATATATTAGAAGTTAAGCAACCACTTTATCTcggttttcaaattcttgagatagctaaaaagaaattgtatcatttttggtataaagttttaaaacagcattatggtgatgatgtaagacttctttataccgatactgactcgtatatttttagcttgaaatgtaaagatttgtacaccgagttaaaaagtgaaccattgttaggttatatggatttttcaaatttcagtcctGAGCATCCCTTATATGATGATAGTAGAAAAGGGGAGCTGGGGTTATTGAAATCTGAAATGTGTGATAACCATATTAGCGAGTTGATAGCCCTGAAAGCTAAAATGTATTCTGTCAAGATTGCTGGAAGATCAACTAATGTCAGCAGAGCCAAGGGTATTCCTTCGCAATTTATGCCATTATTAACACATGCAAGATATAAGAATGTTTTATCAAATGTAGATAGAGAATTATTCACGTGTAAGTctataggtaatgtaaaaggtgaaatatgtacggtaagaattaataagagaggtttgtcagcctttgatgataaaagatatcatttgaatactaatgaatccttggcttatggacaccctgatattccaccatctaaacgtaggagaatagagtga
- the LOC138855135 gene encoding uncharacterized protein, translating to MNPIQYSVGGVCEEERRLHPCVCQNNPPAVNDANIMRLLELIRANQIRQEKMFCELMGLLGARSTQPPTHPYGDAVATPPTNETSPRPHVDVETVPPTQAVDVNAFIQDIVTPTHAEIDPSPQSHMSGESVSSCYCDKCVWSEMEYFMTNSQPTSCMDEDSPIYYPPASPPEVYCITDEEEDDDPEQNAQKFYKRRKITLR from the exons ATGAATCCAATTCAGTACTCCGTTGGAGGTGTCTGCGAGGAGGAGAGAAGACTGCATCCCTGTGTATGTCAGAATAATCCACCTGCGGTAAATG atGCGAATATAATGCggttgttggaacttattcgcgcAAATCAAATCCGACAGGAGAAAATGTTTTGTGAGTTAATGGGATTGTTAGGAGCGAGATCCACCCAGCCTCCTACCCATCCATATGGAGATGCTGTTGCTACCCCTCCTACCAACGAGACTTCTCCCCGACCTCATGTGGATGTTGAGACTGTGCCTCCTACTCAGGCGGTTGATGTTAACGCTTTTATCCAGGATATTGTAACTCCTACCCACGCCGAGATCGACCCTTCTCCCCAGTCTCATATGAGTGGAGAAAGTGTTAGTAGTTGTTATTGCGATAAATGCGTATGGAGCGAGATGGAATATTTTATGACAAATTCCCAACCTACTTCATGTATGGATGAGGATTCCCCCATTTATTATCCACCAGCTTCCCCCCCAGAAGTTTATTGTATAACAGATGAGGAAGAAGATGACGACcctgaacaaaatgcacagaaattctacaagagaagaaaaattactctacgttga